A single region of the Streptomyces caelestis genome encodes:
- a CDS encoding MFS transporter, whose translation MNAWRRLLLAMVCGVAVASIYAAQPVLEAMGRDLGVPAELTGWIVATGQFGYLAGLALLVPLGDVVDRRRLIAGHLAVTAVGMTLTASASAAWVAFAGLAAAGVFAVVVQTTVAYAAAVSPPGERGRNIGVVTSGVVVGILGARVVTGTLAQAWGWRSVYALLAVLSLGLALLVLVALPSEERPGPPVGYRRVVVALGGLFGQRVFLTRGLIAFFLFASFGTLWSGLSLPLADTPWQLSESRIGLFGIAGLAGALGAARAGRWADAGRAAPVTGLALALLVLSWAAIAQLPWSLWLLIVGIVLLDFAVQAVHVSNQHLLTAAHPDRVSSVIGGYMVFYSLGSALGAAATTALFTAYGWAGSSLLGAGFAACALAVWATAGRRPRDSANLPCESGPGPRPGRRCPRGGPSGERGQEARIGLGLPLRRAPNVGACAFESSTPSPIAPSPATRPGSFF comes from the coding sequence ATGAACGCATGGCGGCGCTTACTCCTCGCGATGGTGTGTGGTGTCGCCGTGGCGAGCATCTATGCCGCGCAGCCGGTTCTGGAGGCGATGGGACGCGATCTCGGTGTACCGGCAGAGCTCACCGGGTGGATCGTCGCGACCGGCCAGTTCGGCTATCTGGCAGGACTGGCGCTGCTGGTGCCGCTCGGCGATGTGGTCGACAGGCGCCGGCTCATCGCCGGGCACCTGGCCGTCACCGCAGTGGGCATGACCCTGACGGCCTCGGCGTCAGCCGCGTGGGTGGCGTTCGCGGGGCTCGCGGCGGCTGGGGTGTTCGCGGTAGTGGTGCAGACCACGGTGGCCTACGCCGCGGCGGTGTCGCCGCCTGGCGAGCGCGGACGCAACATCGGTGTCGTGACCTCGGGCGTCGTGGTCGGCATCCTGGGTGCGCGGGTGGTCACCGGCACGCTCGCACAGGCGTGGGGCTGGCGAAGCGTCTACGCCTTGCTCGCGGTGCTGTCACTCGGGCTCGCACTCCTCGTCCTCGTGGCACTGCCGTCAGAGGAACGCCCCGGCCCACCCGTGGGATACAGGCGTGTCGTCGTCGCGCTCGGCGGACTGTTCGGGCAGCGCGTCTTCCTGACGCGCGGGCTCATCGCGTTCTTCTTGTTCGCGTCGTTCGGAACCCTGTGGAGCGGACTGTCCCTGCCGCTGGCGGACACGCCGTGGCAGTTGAGCGAGAGCCGGATCGGACTGTTCGGCATCGCCGGACTCGCCGGCGCACTGGGCGCGGCACGCGCGGGACGGTGGGCGGACGCGGGGCGGGCGGCTCCGGTCACCGGTCTCGCGCTCGCCCTGCTCGTCCTCTCCTGGGCAGCGATCGCGCAGCTGCCGTGGTCCCTGTGGCTCCTCATCGTCGGAATCGTGCTTCTCGACTTCGCGGTCCAGGCCGTGCACGTGAGCAACCAGCACCTGCTCACCGCCGCGCATCCGGATCGCGTCAGCAGCGTCATCGGCGGCTACATGGTCTTCTACTCACTCGGCTCCGCCCTCGGCGCAGCCGCGACCACCGCCCTCTTCACCGCCTACGGCTGGGCGGGCTCCAGTCTCCTCGGGGCGGGATTCGCGGCCTGCGCGCTGGCCGTCTGGGCGACCGCGGGGCGACGCCCCCGCGACAGCGCGAACCTCCCGTGTGAATCCGGCCCGGGACCTCGACCGGGACGCCGCTGCCCGCGAGGCGGACCCTCGGGTGAACGGGGCCAGGAAGCGCGAATTGGCCTTGGCCTGCCGCTTCGGCGAGCACCTAACGTCGGGGCATGCGCATTCGAATCGTCGACGCCTTCACCGATCGCCCCTTCTCCGGCAACCCGGCCGGGGTCGTTCTTCTGA
- a CDS encoding PhzF family phenazine biosynthesis protein, protein MRIRIVDAFTDRPFSGNPAGVVLLNDPDAFQDDTWLQNIALEVNHSETAFARPLPEGGEADWALRWFTPAAEVAMCGHATLATAHVLHTTGTHEGPVRFATRSGVLAATPAEDGSITLDFPTAPLTRVDLPDGLTEALGTEPLTVLDTGPNVGDLLVEVADEKTVHGLGPDLRALAAHSERGVIATARADDPDQGYDFVSRCFFPNVGIDEDPVTGSAHTALAPFWSERLGSPRLTGLQASPRSGRVRTELRGERTLLTGRAVTVIEGELLA, encoded by the coding sequence ATGCGCATTCGAATCGTCGACGCCTTCACCGATCGCCCCTTCTCCGGCAACCCGGCCGGGGTCGTTCTTCTGAACGACCCGGACGCCTTCCAGGACGACACCTGGCTCCAGAACATCGCCCTCGAGGTCAACCACTCCGAGACGGCCTTCGCCCGTCCCCTCCCCGAGGGCGGCGAGGCCGACTGGGCGCTGCGCTGGTTCACACCGGCCGCGGAGGTCGCGATGTGCGGTCACGCGACCCTGGCCACCGCCCACGTCCTGCACACCACCGGCACCCACGAGGGCCCGGTGCGGTTCGCCACCCGCAGCGGCGTCCTCGCCGCCACGCCCGCCGAAGACGGCTCGATCACGCTGGATTTCCCGACGGCTCCGCTCACCCGGGTCGACCTGCCCGACGGCCTCACCGAGGCCCTGGGCACCGAGCCGCTCACGGTCCTCGACACCGGCCCGAACGTCGGCGACCTGCTGGTCGAGGTCGCCGACGAGAAGACGGTGCACGGCCTCGGCCCCGACCTCAGGGCCCTCGCCGCCCACTCCGAGCGCGGCGTCATCGCCACGGCCCGCGCGGATGACCCCGACCAGGGCTACGACTTCGTCTCGCGCTGCTTCTTCCCGAACGTCGGCATCGACGAGGACCCGGTGACCGGAAGCGCCCACACCGCGCTCGCCCCGTTCTGGTCCGAGCGCCTCGGCAGCCCCCGCCTCACCGGGCTCCAGGCCTCGCCCCGCTCCGGCCGCGTCCGCACGGAACTGCGCGGCGAGCGCACCCTGCTGACCGGCAGGGCGGTCACCGTCATCGAGGGCGAGCTGCTGGCCTGA
- a CDS encoding CPBP family intramembrane glutamic endopeptidase, producing MQAEASPVADDSIPQQRLSRRMLRNETLLVLALSLGASGVSALISFLGSVTKPGGLKDQAATMNASAAPGRPWLDLAWQLFGITTALVPVVLVAHFLLREGAGLRTLGFDRTRPWPDLGRGAAIAAVIGSTGIAFYLAARGLGFNLTVVPEALPGVWWKYPVLILSAIQNAVLEEVIVVGYLLRRLGQLGWTPTAALVGSSVLRGSYHLYQGIGGFIGNMVMGVVFVYLYRRWGRVGPLVVAHSLLDIGAFVGYALLAGKVGWLPTA from the coding sequence GTGCAGGCGGAGGCGAGCCCGGTGGCCGACGATTCCATTCCCCAGCAGCGGCTCTCGCGGCGGATGCTCCGCAACGAGACACTGCTCGTGCTGGCACTCTCGCTGGGTGCGAGCGGAGTCTCCGCCCTGATCAGCTTCCTCGGCTCGGTCACCAAGCCCGGCGGGCTGAAGGACCAGGCGGCCACGATGAACGCCTCGGCCGCGCCCGGCCGTCCCTGGCTCGACCTGGCCTGGCAGCTCTTCGGGATCACGACGGCGCTCGTGCCCGTCGTGCTCGTCGCGCACTTCCTGCTGCGCGAGGGCGCGGGGCTGCGCACCCTCGGCTTCGACCGCACCCGACCCTGGCCCGACCTGGGCCGCGGCGCGGCGATCGCGGCGGTCATCGGCAGCACCGGAATCGCCTTCTACCTGGCCGCCCGCGGCCTCGGCTTCAACCTCACCGTGGTGCCCGAGGCGCTGCCCGGCGTGTGGTGGAAGTACCCCGTGCTGATCCTCTCGGCGATCCAGAACGCGGTACTGGAAGAAGTGATCGTCGTCGGCTACCTGCTGCGCCGCCTCGGCCAGCTGGGCTGGACCCCGACGGCCGCGCTGGTGGGCAGCTCGGTCCTGCGCGGCTCGTACCACCTCTACCAGGGCATCGGCGGCTTCATCGGCAACATGGTCATGGGTGTGGTGTTCGTCTACCTGTACCGACGCTGGGGCCGGGTGGGCCCGCTGGTGGTGGCCCACTCGCTGCTCGACATCGGTGCTTTCGTGGGATACGCGCTGCTGGCGGGCAAGGTCGGGTGGCTGCCGACGGCGTGA
- a CDS encoding glutamate-cysteine ligase family protein translates to MGEKVVAGRFDLSDRQRYRDKLRRCLTGLERLLAEKRFDRPKNLMGLEIELNLAGTDGMPKMLNAQVLERIASRDFQTELAMFNLEVNIPPHRLGGRVFDRLAEELRTSLAYADRKAGEVDAGIVMIGILPTLDRDDLVSSNLSDVDRYTLLNDQIVAARGEEFTLDIAGVEHLSCTSKSIAPEAACTSVQLHLQVTPARFADVWNAAQAVAAAQIAVGANSPFLFGRELWRESRPPLFQQSTDTRPPELQAQGVRPRTWFGERWITSAYDLFEENLRYYPALLPICDDEDPLEVLDQGGVPNLAELVLHNGTIYRWNRPVYGIADGVPHLRVENRVLPAGPTVIDVVANAAFYYGLVRALAEEARPVWTRLPFEAAAANFDAACKDGIDARFTWPRRGRYGGTAQVDAVSLVRDELLPLAEAGLDAWGVEPADRDLYLGVIEERCRRRVNGASWQAATFHKALDAGHSREAALAATTRRYRELMHKGEPVHLWPVGSPEPVPLR, encoded by the coding sequence ATGGGGGAGAAGGTCGTGGCAGGCCGGTTCGACCTGTCCGATCGCCAGCGCTACCGCGACAAGCTCCGTCGCTGTCTGACGGGCTTGGAGCGACTCCTGGCGGAGAAGCGGTTCGATCGCCCCAAGAACCTCATGGGGCTGGAGATCGAGTTGAATCTCGCGGGCACCGACGGCATGCCGAAAATGTTGAACGCGCAAGTCCTGGAACGGATCGCGAGTCGCGATTTCCAAACAGAACTCGCCATGTTCAATCTGGAAGTCAACATTCCCCCACACCGTCTGGGGGGTCGCGTATTCGACCGACTCGCGGAGGAACTCCGTACGTCGCTGGCATATGCCGACCGGAAAGCCGGCGAGGTCGATGCGGGAATCGTGATGATCGGCATTCTGCCGACCCTGGACCGGGACGACCTCGTGTCGTCGAACCTCTCCGACGTCGACCGCTACACCCTGCTCAACGATCAGATCGTGGCCGCCCGCGGCGAGGAGTTCACCCTCGACATCGCCGGCGTGGAGCACCTCAGCTGCACGTCCAAGTCCATCGCGCCGGAGGCCGCCTGCACCTCCGTGCAACTGCACCTCCAGGTCACCCCCGCCCGCTTCGCCGACGTGTGGAACGCGGCGCAGGCCGTCGCCGCCGCGCAGATCGCCGTCGGCGCCAACTCGCCCTTCCTCTTCGGCCGCGAGCTGTGGCGCGAGTCGCGGCCCCCGCTGTTCCAGCAGTCCACCGACACCCGCCCGCCCGAACTCCAGGCCCAGGGCGTCCGGCCGCGTACCTGGTTCGGAGAGCGCTGGATCACCTCGGCGTACGACCTGTTCGAGGAGAACCTGCGCTACTACCCGGCGCTGCTGCCGATCTGCGACGACGAGGACCCGCTGGAGGTGCTCGACCAGGGCGGCGTGCCGAACCTCGCCGAGCTCGTCCTGCACAACGGCACGATCTACCGCTGGAACCGCCCGGTCTACGGCATCGCCGACGGCGTCCCCCACCTGCGCGTGGAGAACCGCGTCCTGCCCGCCGGGCCCACCGTCATCGACGTCGTCGCCAACGCGGCGTTCTACTACGGCCTCGTCCGAGCCCTCGCCGAGGAGGCCCGGCCGGTGTGGACCCGGCTGCCGTTCGAGGCGGCCGCCGCCAACTTCGACGCCGCGTGCAAGGACGGCATCGACGCCCGCTTCACCTGGCCCCGGCGCGGCCGCTACGGCGGCACCGCACAGGTCGACGCGGTGAGCCTGGTCCGCGACGAACTGCTGCCGCTCGCCGAGGCGGGGCTGGACGCGTGGGGCGTGGAGCCGGCCGACCGCGATCTGTACCTCGGCGTGATCGAGGAGCGGTGCCGCCGCAGGGTGAACGGGGCGAGCTGGCAGGCCGCGACCTTCCACAAGGCGCTGGACGCGGGCCACTCGCGCGAGGCCGCGCTGGCCGCCACGACCCGGCGCTATCGCGAGCTGATGCACAAGGGGGAGCCGGTGCACTTGTGGCCCGTGGGGTCGCCGGAGCCGGTGCCGTTGAGGTGA
- a CDS encoding DUF5999 family protein, which yields MCQHQTPCPSAESADRESARLVAHHPEQGWSLLCNGVVLFEDTGELLPDGRVIAPHRPLAGQVVTAA from the coding sequence ATGTGCCAGCACCAGACTCCGTGCCCTTCAGCCGAATCCGCCGACCGGGAATCCGCCCGTCTCGTGGCGCACCACCCGGAGCAGGGCTGGAGCCTGCTGTGCAACGGTGTGGTGCTCTTCGAGGACACCGGCGAGCTCCTGCCTGACGGCCGGGTCATCGCCCCGCACCGTCCGCTGGCCGGTCAGGTGGTGACGGCCGCCTGA
- a CDS encoding LacI family DNA-binding transcriptional regulator, with product MAAHEAQAGGKVTITEIARQAGVSVPTVSRVVNGRSDVSPQTRARVEDLLRRHGYRKRPAAPGTRAALLDLVFNNLDSPWAVEIIRGVEEVAHAAGVGTVVSAIHGRSGDAREWMRNLRARASDGVILVTSALEPTLHEELRILGVPLVVVDPAGSPALEAPTIGAANWSGGMAATEHLLSLGHRRIGLIAGPPRLLCSRARLDGYRAALEGAGIAMDESLVVPGDFRPESGFTACGTLLSLPEPPTAVFAASDQMALGAIEALRRRGLRVPQDMSVVGFDDLPEVRWSAPPLTTVRQPLADMGKLAVRTVLQLTRDEQPDSPRVELGTDLVIRASTAPPAGRI from the coding sequence GTGGCAGCACATGAGGCCCAGGCCGGGGGCAAGGTCACGATCACGGAGATCGCCCGGCAGGCCGGCGTGTCCGTACCGACCGTCTCCCGGGTCGTCAACGGCCGGTCCGATGTGTCGCCGCAGACCCGGGCCCGCGTCGAGGACCTGCTGCGCCGGCACGGCTACCGCAAGCGCCCCGCGGCCCCGGGCACCCGTGCCGCCCTGCTCGACCTGGTCTTCAACAACCTCGACAGCCCCTGGGCCGTGGAGATCATCCGCGGGGTCGAGGAGGTCGCGCACGCGGCGGGGGTCGGCACAGTGGTGTCGGCCATCCACGGACGTTCGGGCGACGCCCGCGAGTGGATGCGCAACCTGCGGGCCCGAGCCTCCGACGGCGTCATCCTCGTCACCTCGGCCCTGGAGCCGACGCTCCACGAGGAACTGCGCATCCTCGGCGTCCCACTGGTCGTCGTCGACCCGGCGGGCTCGCCCGCCCTGGAGGCGCCCACCATCGGCGCCGCCAACTGGTCGGGCGGCATGGCGGCCACCGAGCACCTGCTGTCCCTCGGCCACCGCCGGATCGGCCTGATCGCCGGGCCCCCGCGCCTGCTGTGCTCCCGGGCCCGGCTGGACGGCTACCGCGCGGCTCTGGAAGGCGCCGGCATCGCGATGGACGAGTCCCTCGTCGTCCCCGGTGACTTCCGCCCCGAGTCCGGCTTCACCGCCTGCGGCACCCTGCTCTCCCTGCCCGAGCCCCCGACCGCCGTGTTCGCGGCCAGCGACCAGATGGCACTCGGCGCGATCGAGGCACTGCGCCGACGCGGGCTGCGGGTGCCGCAGGACATGAGCGTGGTCGGCTTCGACGACCTTCCGGAAGTCCGCTGGTCGGCCCCGCCGCTGACCACCGTCCGCCAGCCCCTGGCCGACATGGGCAAACTGGCCGTCCGTACGGTCCTCCAGCTCACCCGCGACGAACAGCCCGACTCGCCGCGCGTGGAGCTGGGCACGGACCTGGTGATCCGAGCGAGCACGGCACCCCCGGCGGGGCGGATCTGA
- a CDS encoding endo-1,4-beta-xylanase encodes MRKTAPRLRLAGALAAALMLGGIATGPTAQADERHGKEPTLADLAQRHGRYFGSATDNPELVDEPYKALLGSEFDQITPGNGMKWYATEPQQGVFDFSQGDEIVNLARANRQKVRGHTLVWHSQLPEWLTGREWTAPELRAVLKKHIQAEVRHYRGKVFAWDVVNEAFNEDGTYRESVFYKTLGPGYIADALRWAHQADPRVKLYLNDYNIEAVGPKSDAYYKLAKELKAKGVPLHGIGLQAHLALQYGYPSTLEDNLRRFSRLGLDTALTEVDVRMQLPATDEKLAQQAEWYRDLTEACLAVRRCVGITLWDYTDKYSWIPAFFPGEGAALPWDEQLGRKPAYFAIREALGGR; translated from the coding sequence ATGCGCAAGACCGCTCCACGGCTCAGACTCGCCGGGGCGCTCGCCGCCGCGCTGATGCTCGGAGGCATCGCCACCGGGCCGACGGCACAGGCGGACGAGCGGCACGGCAAGGAACCCACCCTCGCCGACCTCGCCCAGCGCCACGGCCGCTACTTCGGCAGCGCCACCGACAACCCCGAGCTCGTCGACGAACCGTACAAGGCCCTGCTCGGCTCCGAATTCGACCAGATCACCCCCGGTAACGGCATGAAGTGGTACGCGACCGAGCCTCAGCAGGGCGTGTTCGACTTCTCCCAGGGCGACGAGATCGTGAACCTTGCCCGCGCCAACCGGCAGAAGGTACGCGGCCACACCCTGGTCTGGCACAGTCAGCTGCCCGAGTGGCTCACGGGGCGGGAGTGGACGGCCCCCGAGCTCAGGGCCGTGCTGAAGAAACACATCCAGGCCGAGGTACGGCACTACCGGGGCAAGGTGTTCGCCTGGGACGTCGTCAACGAGGCGTTCAACGAGGACGGTACGTACCGCGAGTCGGTCTTCTACAAGACGCTCGGGCCCGGTTACATCGCCGACGCGCTGCGCTGGGCGCACCAGGCCGATCCGCGCGTCAAGCTGTACCTCAACGACTACAACATCGAGGCGGTCGGCCCGAAGAGCGACGCGTACTACAAGCTGGCCAAGGAACTGAAGGCCAAGGGCGTCCCGCTGCACGGCATCGGCCTCCAGGCCCATCTGGCCCTCCAGTACGGCTATCCCAGCACTCTGGAGGACAACCTCCGCCGCTTCTCCCGGCTCGGCCTCGACACCGCGCTCACCGAGGTCGACGTACGGATGCAGCTGCCCGCGACCGACGAGAAGCTGGCCCAGCAGGCCGAGTGGTACCGGGACCTGACCGAGGCCTGCCTGGCGGTGCGCCGCTGCGTCGGCATCACCCTGTGGGATTACACCGACAAGTACTCGTGGATCCCGGCGTTCTTCCCGGGCGAGGGCGCGGCCCTGCCGTGGGACGAGCAACTGGGGCGGAAGCCGGCGTACTTCGCGATTCGTGAGGCGCTCGGGGGGAGGTAG
- a CDS encoding carbohydrate ABC transporter permease: MAVPLLYAALSGFKTTDELSRNPVGLPESWVTSNYTGILGSGDFWRLIGNSTLIAVGTTVLVVAVSALSAFSFARFAFRGREVLFTLFTMGLMFPFAVAALPLFLLLRSLGLLDNPLGVILPQAAFGLPMTIIILRGFFRQIPGELEEAATLDGCSSFGFFWRVLLPMARPALGTVSVLAVVTSWNNFFLPLLVFTDAQWWTLPLGVQQFQGQYSAEYAKVFAYLVLAMVPTLAFYSVAERQLVGGLTAGATKG; this comes from the coding sequence ATGGCCGTCCCCCTGCTCTACGCCGCGCTGTCCGGCTTCAAGACCACCGACGAGCTCTCCCGCAACCCGGTCGGCCTGCCCGAGTCGTGGGTCACCTCCAACTACACCGGGATCCTGGGCTCGGGGGACTTCTGGCGGCTGATCGGCAACAGCACGCTGATCGCGGTGGGAACGACCGTCCTGGTCGTCGCGGTCTCCGCGCTGTCGGCCTTCTCCTTCGCGCGATTCGCCTTCCGCGGCCGGGAGGTGCTGTTCACGCTCTTCACGATGGGGCTGATGTTCCCGTTCGCGGTGGCGGCCCTGCCGCTGTTCCTCCTGCTGCGCTCGCTGGGCCTGCTGGACAACCCGCTCGGAGTGATCCTCCCGCAGGCGGCCTTCGGACTGCCGATGACCATCATCATCCTGCGCGGCTTCTTCCGGCAGATCCCCGGCGAGCTGGAGGAGGCGGCGACGCTCGACGGATGCAGCTCGTTCGGCTTCTTCTGGCGGGTGCTGCTGCCCATGGCGCGGCCCGCGCTCGGCACCGTCTCCGTGCTGGCCGTCGTCACCAGCTGGAACAACTTCTTCCTGCCGCTGCTGGTGTTCACCGACGCGCAGTGGTGGACGCTGCCGCTCGGCGTACAGCAGTTCCAGGGGCAGTACTCCGCGGAGTACGCCAAGGTCTTCGCCTATCTGGTGCTGGCCATGGTCCCCACCCTCGCCTTCTACTCGGTCGCCGAGCGTCAGCTCGTCGGCGGCCTCACCGCCGGCGCGACGAAGGGCTGA
- a CDS encoding carbohydrate ABC transporter permease, whose product MTSTFLPDKRTGRDAGPPPPATDPTRGRARRRALNWLTAAGFQLPALVLFMGLVLLPMLFALYAAFFRWGGFGMPSDYIGGENFTRLFQDDVFLGDLWRCLVLVVLSLVIQLPFALAMAVLLNQRMRGRAVYRMLFFAPYVLSEAITGILFGMIFAPDDGFADQVLGKVGLDGLGGQWFADPSTVMATLFLVMMWKYFGFHMMLYLAGLQAVPRELTEAALIDGAGPWQRFRNVTLPLLAPTLRISVFLSVIGSIQLFDLVWVTTAGGPDHHSETMAVTMFQYGFKRYQVGYASAISVVMFAISLVFALAYQRFVLRRDLEGATTTMRGDAK is encoded by the coding sequence ATGACCTCCACGTTCCTGCCGGACAAACGGACCGGCCGCGACGCCGGGCCTCCGCCCCCGGCCACGGACCCGACCCGCGGCCGGGCCCGGCGACGGGCGCTGAACTGGCTGACCGCGGCCGGCTTCCAACTGCCCGCCCTGGTGCTGTTCATGGGGCTCGTACTGCTGCCGATGCTGTTCGCCCTGTATGCCGCGTTCTTCCGCTGGGGCGGCTTCGGCATGCCCTCCGACTACATCGGCGGCGAGAACTTCACCCGGCTCTTCCAGGACGACGTCTTCCTGGGCGACTTATGGCGCTGTCTGGTCCTGGTGGTGCTGTCGCTCGTCATCCAACTGCCGTTCGCACTCGCCATGGCCGTCCTGCTCAACCAGCGGATGCGCGGCCGGGCGGTGTACCGGATGCTGTTCTTCGCCCCGTACGTCCTGTCCGAGGCCATCACCGGAATCCTGTTCGGCATGATCTTCGCCCCGGACGACGGCTTCGCCGACCAGGTCCTCGGCAAGGTCGGACTGGACGGGCTGGGCGGGCAGTGGTTCGCCGATCCGTCGACCGTCATGGCGACCTTGTTCCTGGTCATGATGTGGAAGTACTTCGGCTTCCACATGATGCTGTACCTGGCCGGGCTCCAGGCCGTGCCCAGGGAGCTGACCGAGGCGGCGCTCATCGACGGGGCCGGCCCCTGGCAGCGCTTCCGCAACGTGACGCTGCCGCTGCTCGCGCCCACCCTGCGCATCAGCGTGTTCCTGTCGGTCATCGGGTCCATCCAGCTCTTCGACCTGGTGTGGGTGACCACCGCGGGCGGCCCGGACCACCACTCCGAGACCATGGCCGTGACCATGTTCCAGTACGGCTTCAAGCGCTACCAGGTCGGCTACGCCAGCGCGATCAGCGTGGTCATGTTCGCCATCAGCCTCGTCTTCGCCCTCGCCTACCAGCGGTTCGTGCTCCGGCGCGATCTGGAAGGGGCCACCACGACCATGCGGGGTGACGCAAAGTGA
- a CDS encoding extracellular solute-binding protein, protein MGDPALSRRGFLAASAAAGLGMTALTACGGDSGGSSGTTTIEWWNISTTEPAKGVWAALARKFEAQNPKVKIKIVQFENEAYKSKMTTLTSSGKLPDIFHTWGGGILKQQVDAGLVEDLTDRTKPWGDALLPVAREPYLIDDRAYGIPFDIGMIGFWYNKALFDQAGISEPPTTWSGFLDAVRKLKAESITPLALAGKEKWPGMYYWAYLAMRTAGAEALQKAYDDKDFTGAPFVEAGQHLEELVALQPFQKGFLGAAYSTPTGQAATVGNGKAAMELMGQWAPVVQADAGKGLGKNLGFFPFPAVEGGKGAITEVFGGGGGHALRRGAPQAAVDFLKFFASEATDLELVKKTGVLPVVPAAESAIADPNIKAVQEQLKKATGFQLYLDQAYAPAVGQEVNDSVAALISGSMSPEQVAQSITKTAKEEQ, encoded by the coding sequence ATGGGCGACCCGGCACTGTCCCGCCGCGGCTTCCTGGCGGCCTCCGCCGCAGCCGGCCTGGGGATGACGGCACTGACCGCATGCGGCGGGGACTCGGGAGGGTCGTCGGGGACGACCACGATCGAGTGGTGGAACATCTCCACCACCGAACCGGCCAAGGGCGTCTGGGCCGCCCTCGCCCGGAAGTTCGAGGCGCAGAACCCCAAGGTCAAGATAAAGATCGTCCAGTTCGAGAACGAGGCCTACAAGTCGAAGATGACGACCCTGACCTCCTCCGGGAAGCTGCCCGACATCTTCCACACCTGGGGCGGCGGCATCCTCAAGCAGCAGGTCGACGCCGGACTGGTCGAGGACCTCACGGACCGCACCAAGCCGTGGGGCGACGCCCTGCTCCCGGTCGCCAGGGAGCCGTACCTGATCGATGACAGGGCCTACGGCATCCCCTTCGACATCGGCATGATCGGCTTCTGGTACAACAAGGCGCTCTTCGACCAGGCCGGCATCTCCGAGCCCCCGACCACCTGGAGCGGCTTCCTCGACGCCGTGCGCAAGCTGAAGGCCGAGTCCATCACCCCGCTCGCCCTGGCCGGCAAGGAGAAGTGGCCCGGCATGTACTACTGGGCCTACCTGGCGATGCGCACCGCCGGCGCCGAGGCGCTGCAGAAGGCCTACGACGACAAGGACTTCACCGGCGCACCCTTCGTCGAGGCGGGACAGCACCTGGAGGAACTCGTCGCTCTCCAGCCGTTCCAGAAGGGCTTCCTCGGCGCCGCCTACTCCACCCCCACCGGCCAGGCCGCGACCGTCGGCAACGGCAAGGCGGCCATGGAACTCATGGGCCAGTGGGCGCCCGTGGTGCAGGCCGACGCGGGCAAGGGACTCGGCAAGAACCTCGGGTTCTTCCCGTTCCCCGCGGTCGAGGGCGGCAAGGGCGCCATCACCGAGGTGTTCGGCGGAGGCGGCGGGCACGCCCTGCGCCGGGGCGCCCCGCAGGCGGCCGTCGACTTCCTGAAGTTCTTCGCGTCCGAGGCCACCGACCTGGAACTGGTCAAGAAGACCGGCGTCCTGCCCGTGGTCCCGGCGGCCGAGAGCGCCATCGCCGACCCCAACATCAAGGCCGTACAGGAGCAGTTGAAGAAGGCCACCGGCTTCCAGCTCTACCTCGACCAGGCGTACGCGCCCGCCGTCGGCCAGGAGGTCAACGACAGCGTCGCCGCGCTCATCTCCGGGTCCATGTCGCCCGAGCAGGTCGCCCAGTCGATCACGAAGACCGCGAAGGAAGAGCAGTAA